In one Rhodohalobacter sp. 614A genomic region, the following are encoded:
- the folD gene encoding bifunctional methylenetetrahydrofolate dehydrogenase/methenyltetrahydrofolate cyclohydrolase FolD, translating to MSAKIIDGRKVADITMSIIKEDVENWVNAGNRRPFLKVVQVGTDPASTTYIGAKTRACKKVGIETDTEHLPDTVSAKELKTTIRSFNEDDSIDGLLVQLPLPSHLSSHDVIESIDHRKDVDGFHPMNVGRLTVDQPTFRSCTPAGIFELFKYYSIPVKSKHAVVVGASNIVGSPMAIMLSRENSSGKATTTICHKYTRDLTSHTISADILVVAAGQPEFIKAEMVKEGAVVIDVGINRVADETTEKGYKLVGDCDFENIKKKASWITPVPGGVGPMTVAMLMKNTLLAAKKSIYPDE from the coding sequence ATGTCAGCTAAAATTATAGACGGTAGAAAAGTTGCAGATATTACCATGTCCATCATTAAAGAGGATGTGGAGAACTGGGTGAACGCGGGAAATCGCCGGCCTTTTTTAAAGGTCGTACAGGTGGGCACAGATCCGGCATCCACTACGTATATCGGTGCTAAAACCCGGGCGTGTAAAAAAGTTGGCATTGAAACCGACACCGAACATCTGCCAGATACCGTTTCTGCAAAGGAGTTAAAAACAACCATCCGTTCCTTCAATGAAGATGACTCGATTGACGGACTTTTGGTTCAGTTACCGCTGCCTTCGCACCTTTCCTCACATGATGTGATTGAAAGCATTGATCATAGAAAAGACGTCGATGGGTTTCATCCGATGAATGTGGGGCGCCTGACTGTGGACCAGCCAACATTTCGGTCATGCACACCTGCGGGAATTTTTGAGTTGTTCAAATACTACAGCATCCCGGTAAAGAGCAAGCATGCTGTTGTGGTTGGTGCGAGCAATATTGTGGGATCTCCCATGGCAATCATGCTTTCGCGTGAAAATTCATCCGGCAAAGCCACAACAACCATTTGCCACAAGTATACACGGGATTTGACCAGTCATACAATTTCAGCGGATATTCTTGTTGTAGCTGCCGGTCAGCCGGAATTTATCAAGGCTGAAATGGTAAAAGAAGGGGCGGTTGTGATTGATGTCGGCATCAATCGTGTTGCGGATGAAACGACTGAAAAAGGCTATAAACTGGTTGGAGATTGTGATTTCGAAAACATCAAAAAGAAAGCGAGCTGGATAACACCGGTTCCCGGTGGCGTTGGGCCAATGACGGTGGCCATGCTGATGAAAAACACGTTATTAGCTGCTAAAAAATCAATCTATCCGGATGAATGA
- a CDS encoding sigma-54-dependent transcriptional regulator, translated as MSSKTTILITDDEQSIRNALKEILEFEDYATLEAENGEKALEAIRKEKIDLVMLDIKMKGMDGVEVLGKIKEIKPELPVIMISGHGTIKIAVEATKNGAFDFLEKPPDLNRLLTSIRNALQSSELIRENKQIRKQLHGSTDIIGKSPAIQKIKKMIEKVAPSNSRVLITGENGTGKELVARAIHEKSTRASKKFVDVNCAAIPSELLESELFGHEKGAFTGASSRRIGKFEQANGGTLFLDEIGDMSFDAQAKVLRALQENQITRVGGTERIDVDVRVLSATNQDLHELIEEGDFREDLFHRLNVIPIHLPPLRERKDDITILAKWFLQQLSEREIIFSGKSLSDGALEMLEKQPWSGNIRELQNVVERLALLSIEDEITAEDVEQLVVQKKKPSNVLNDLLDQTDSFHEYKEEAERLFLLRKLEKYDWNVSATADAINIQRSHIYNKMKKYDIER; from the coding sequence ACAACCATACTGATTACAGATGACGAACAGAGCATCCGAAATGCCCTGAAGGAGATTCTCGAATTTGAGGATTATGCTACTCTTGAGGCAGAAAACGGGGAGAAAGCGCTTGAAGCCATCAGGAAAGAGAAAATTGACCTGGTGATGCTGGACATCAAGATGAAAGGTATGGATGGCGTTGAAGTTCTCGGCAAAATCAAAGAGATCAAACCCGAGCTGCCTGTCATTATGATCTCCGGTCACGGAACTATTAAAATAGCGGTTGAAGCTACAAAAAACGGGGCCTTTGATTTTCTTGAAAAACCCCCGGATTTGAACCGCCTTCTGACCAGTATCCGCAATGCACTTCAAAGCAGCGAACTGATTCGTGAGAATAAACAGATTCGCAAACAGCTTCACGGAAGTACGGATATTATCGGTAAAAGCCCGGCCATTCAAAAGATTAAGAAGATGATTGAAAAGGTGGCTCCGAGCAACAGCCGGGTGCTCATTACCGGCGAGAATGGAACGGGAAAGGAACTGGTAGCACGGGCCATCCATGAGAAAAGTACACGGGCATCCAAAAAATTTGTGGATGTGAACTGTGCAGCCATTCCTTCAGAATTATTGGAAAGTGAACTTTTTGGTCATGAGAAAGGTGCGTTTACCGGTGCATCATCGCGGCGAATCGGAAAGTTTGAACAGGCCAACGGTGGAACACTTTTCCTGGATGAAATTGGCGATATGAGCTTCGATGCCCAGGCAAAAGTACTTCGTGCTCTCCAGGAAAATCAGATCACACGGGTTGGCGGTACAGAACGAATTGATGTGGATGTACGCGTATTGTCTGCAACCAATCAGGATTTGCATGAACTGATTGAAGAAGGAGATTTTCGGGAAGATCTCTTCCATCGACTGAATGTAATTCCGATTCATCTCCCGCCACTTCGTGAGCGAAAGGACGATATTACGATTCTCGCGAAATGGTTCTTGCAGCAGCTTTCGGAGCGTGAAATTATATTTTCAGGGAAATCTCTTTCAGATGGTGCGCTCGAAATGCTGGAAAAACAGCCGTGGTCAGGTAATATTCGGGAGCTTCAGAATGTAGTGGAGCGTTTGGCTCTTCTTTCTATCGAAGATGAGATTACAGCTGAAGATGTGGAACAACTGGTGGTTCAGAAGAAAAAACCTTCGAATGTGCTGAATGATTTGCTTGACCAGACGGACAGTTTCCATGAATACAAAGAAGAAGCCGAACGATTATTCCTGCTTAGAAAGCTCGAAAAATATGACTGGAATGTATCCGCCACCGCCGATGCCATCAATATTCAGCGGAGCCACATTTATAACAAAATGAAGAAATACGATATAGAACGGTAG
- a CDS encoding four helix bundle protein — protein MDNKEFGKNLEKRTMDFSILVIRLSSKLPNTPEGRAIRNQLTKSATSVGANYREANRARSKADDFRHKIKICESEASETEYGLLLIEHQKWVSADEIEFLKNEINELLALFTSIGKKLRE, from the coding sequence ATGGATAACAAGGAATTTGGAAAAAATTTAGAGAAACGAACTATGGATTTTTCCATACTTGTTATTCGTCTCTCATCAAAATTACCAAATACTCCCGAAGGCAGGGCCATTAGGAACCAGCTAACTAAATCGGCTACCAGCGTGGGGGCAAATTATCGCGAGGCAAATAGAGCCAGAAGTAAAGCCGATGATTTCAGACATAAAATAAAAATCTGTGAATCTGAAGCTAGTGAAACTGAATACGGGCTTTTATTAATCGAGCATCAAAAATGGGTTTCTGCAGATGAAATTGAATTTCTAAAAAATGAAATAAATGAATTATTAGCTCTTTTTACATCTATTGGAAAGAAACTCCGAGAATGA